The following proteins are encoded in a genomic region of Montipora foliosa isolate CH-2021 chromosome 8, ASM3666993v2, whole genome shotgun sequence:
- the LOC137968242 gene encoding zinc finger protein 862-like, translating to MRGLGFDGASTMSGNKTGVQTRLKLHAPSAIYVHCRCHLLQLAAVNAAGEHAEVKRVLGTLLTIWKKFYYSPKKAEKLKEIQAELQCPEVKMQKPSDTPWLARERAVRAVRLSLPALVSTFEETYDETGDAEAHGIAILLTKYKTVACIYMLCDVLHTVAALQASLQAKDIDLASVPAMVESSTRRLMELKENVNTSTWFKNHSSVFTNDAQLGAKNIVVTEEEKNLFFYKVYRPCVQSVVDHINRRMEATDLISAMSIFDPRHLPTEDKLADYGIEKIRNLISFYSVAQRIQFQGEMGISQPDINAENTESEWKLSRLVIFVRYKDSTLQQVLSTLIDSGNSDIATAFPNLAKVAAIVNVLRVTTATVERSFSAMKLIKNNAPQ from the coding sequence ATGCGTGGTCTTGGTTTTGATGGTGCTAGCACCATGTCGGGTAACAAGACTGGTGTTCAGACACGCCTGAAGTTGCATGCACCAAGCGCTATTTACGTACACTGTCGTTGCCATCTACTGCAACTGGCTGCTGTAAATGCTGCGGGAGAACATGCTGAGGTAAAGCGAGTCTTAGGTACACTATTAacaatttggaaaaaatttTACTATTCACCCAAGAAAGCGGAAAAACTAAAGGAGATTCAGGCTGAGCTTCAGTGTCCTGAAGTCAAGATGCAGAAACCTAGCGATACTCCATGGTTAGCCCGTGAAAGGGCCGTGCGTGCTGTACGGCTAAGTTTGCCAGCATTGGTGAGTACTTTCGAAGAGACTTATGATGAGACAGGTGACGCAGAAGCACATGGGATTGCtattctcttgaccaaatacaAGACTGTAGCTTGTATCTACATGCTCTGTGATGTACTGCATACTGTCGCGGCACTGCAAGCAAGTCTACAGGCCAAGGACATTGATCTCGCCAGCGTACCAGCAATGGTTGAGAGCTCTACTAGACGGTTAATGGAGTTGAAGGAGAACGTAAATACCAGCACGTGGTTCAAGAATCATTCTTCAGTGTTCACTAATGATGCGCAACTTGGAGCAAAGAACATTGTGGTCACAGAGGAAGAAAAGAACTTGTTTTTTTACAAGGTCTATCGTCCGTGCGTGCAAAGTGTTGTTGACCACATTAATAGAAGGATGGAGGCTACAGATCTTATCTCTGCTATGTCTATTTTTGATCCACGACATCTCCCAACTGAAGATAAATTGGCAGACTATGGGATAGAAAAGATACGAAACCTAATCAGTTTCTACAGTGTCGCACAAAGGATCCAATTTCAGGGAGAAATGGGCATCTCACAACCTGACATTAACGCTGAGAATACGGAATCAGAATGGAAGCTGTCTCGCCTAGTCATTTTTGTGAGGTACAAAGACAGCACCTTACAACAAGTGCTCTCGACATTGATAGACAGTGGTAACTCTGACATTGCCACTGCTTTTCCGAACTTGGCAAAGGTAGCTGCGATTGTAAATGTATTACGGGTGACAACAGCCACTGTTGAGCGTTCCTTCAGCGCCATGAAGCTAATTAAAAACAATGCTCCGCAGTAG
- the LOC138012565 gene encoding uncharacterized protein yields MINYAVLHFCPSPKKHVYMHDELLLCSWRLTMSEEGALSVRFREPKTFCEEEELVEKSVPSSTKCKNKWALSVFGEWQFAWTIKVPVLDPGGLFKDYDFHKVATVSTGIEEMDALSLNYWLSKFVMEVAKKTGERYPAKTIYGIVCGIRRHLEEKNGAEALNPLDNSDRR; encoded by the coding sequence ATGATAAATTATGCAGTGTTACATTTTTGCCCTTCACCGAAAAAACACGTTTACATGCATGATGAATTGTTGTTGTGCAGTTGGCGTCTGACCATGAGTGAAGAAGGGGCGTTGTCTGTAAGGTTTAGAGAGCCGAAAACCTTTTGCGAAGAAGAAGAGTTAGTGGAGAAATCTGTTCCCTCTTCAACAAAGTGTAAGAACAAGTGGGCCCTGTCAGTTTTTGGTGAATGGCAATTTGCTTGGACGATAAAAGTGCCCGTTTTAGATCCAGGAGGCCTTTTCAAGGACTATGACTTTCATAAGGTCGCGACGGTCTCTACAGGTATCGAAGAAATGGACGCGTTGAGTCTAAATTACTGGTTAAGCAAATTCGTTATGGAAGTGGCTAAGAAGACCGGCGAGAGATATCCTGCGAAAACTATTTACGGAATAGTTTGTGGTATCCGACGCCATCTGGAGGAGAAAAATGGTGCTGAAGCGTTAAATCCTCTTGATAACAGCGATCGAAGGTGA